The following proteins are encoded in a genomic region of Corylus avellana chromosome ca4, CavTom2PMs-1.0:
- the LOC132179499 gene encoding glycosyl hydrolase 5 family protein-like, protein MGRLFCFSFLPLVSFLMIIIFSQTKPAMAVSLSTNSRWIVNEAGGLRVKLACVNWVSHLSPVVAEGLSKQPMDAISKRIVSMGFNCVRLTWPLSLATNLSLASLTVRQSFERLGLSQYIASIQANNPSIIDLSLIKAFQAVVSNLGANNLMVILDNHISEPGWCCSETDGNGFFGDKYFNPDVWIEGLTQMATMFKGVANFVGMSLRNELRGPRQNVNDWYRYMQKGAEAVHTANPDVLVILSGLSYDTNLSFLRNQPLNLTFTGKLVFEAHRYGFTDDSTWKNRNANEACGIVMDIIMRSAGFLLEQELPLFFSEFGMDLRGNNTLLNRYMNCFLAMAADLDFDWALWTLGGSYYIRQGVIGFNEYYGLLNWNWTEPRNSNFLQRISALQSPFRGPGLSESNEHQVIFHPLTGLCVLKESMLESLRLGPCKSSEAWSYTPHKSLSLKGTNLCLQADGLGKLAKLGVDCTSSGSQWETISDSKMHLSSEVGNATSLCLDVDSSRAIVTNSCKCLSKDTACDPESQWFKLVKSTRDIPTS, encoded by the exons ATGGGGAGGCTCTTTTGCTTCTCCTTCCTCCCTCTTGTATCTTTTCTAATGATCATCATCTTCTCCCAAACCAAGCCTGCTATGGCTGTCTCACTGAGTACAAATTCAAGGTGGATTGTCAACGAAGCTGGTGGGCTGCGTGTGAAGCTGGCGTGCGTGAATTGGGTGTCACATTTGTCGCCCGTGGTGGCTGAGGGTCTTAGCAAGCAGCCCATGGATGCAATCTCCAAGAGGATCGTTTCCATGGGATTCAATTGCGTTAGGCTCACTTGGCCACTTTCGTTGGCCACTAATCTCTCACTTGCTTCTCTCACTGTAAGACAGTCGTTTGAGAGATTAGGCCTCTCTCAATACATTGCTAGCATCCAGGCTAACAACCCTTCCATCATTGATCTTTCCCTCATTAAGGCTTTCCAG GCAGTGGTGTCTAACCTTGGTGCCAACAATTTGATGGTCATATTAGACAATCACATCAGCGAGCCCGGCTGGTGTTGCAGTGAAACTGACGGCAATGGTTTCTTTGGTGACAAGTATTTCAACCCGGACGTTTGGATTGAGGGGCTAACCCAAATGGCCACCATGTTTAAAGGTGTTGCCAATTTCGTTGGCATGAGCTTAAGGAACGAGCTCCGAGGCCCTAGACAGAACGTGAATGATTGGTACAG GTACATGCAGAAAGGAGCAGAAGCAGTGCACACAGCGAACCCAGATGTTCTTGTGATTCTCTCAGGCCTGAGCTACGACACAAACCTGTCATTCCTCCGAAATCAGCCACTGAACCTCACGTTCACCGGAAAGCTAGTATTTGAGGCGCACCGGTACGGATTTACAGATGACAGCACGTGGAAAAATAGGAACGCGAACGAAGCGTGTGGGATAGTGATGGACATAATCATGAGATCGGCAGGGTTTTTGTTGGAGCAGGAGTTGCCATTGTTTTTCAGCGAGTTTGGTATGGACTTAAGAGGCAACAATACACTTCTCAACCGCTACATGAATTGCTTCTTGGCTATGGCAGCTGATCTTGACTTTGATTGGGCCTTGTGGACTCTTGGTGGGAGTTATTATATTAGGCAAGGAGTCATTGGATTCAACGAATACTATGGGCTGCTTAATTGGAATTGGACTGAACCCAGAAATTCAAACTTCCTGCAGAGGATATCTGCTCTCCAATCTCCTTTTCGAG GGCCAGGCCTATCAGAAAGTAATGAACACCAAGTAATTTTTCACCCATTAACGGGTCTGTGTGTCCTAAAGGAATCAATGCTTGAATCATTGAGGTTGGGTCCCTGCAAAAGCTCTGAAGCCTGGAGTTACACACCCCATAAGAGTTTATCACTGAAGGGAACAAATCTGTGCTTGCAAGCAGACGGATTGGGGAAGCTAGCAAAGCTTGGTGTTGATTGCACCAGCTCTGGTTCACAATGGGAAACCATCTCAGATTCCAAGATGCATCTCTCGTCGGAAGTTGGCAATGCTACTAGTCTTTGCCTTGATGTAGACTCCAGCCGTGCCATTGTGACAAATAGCTGCAAATGCTTGAGCAAAGACACAGCATGTGACCCAGAGAGTCAGTGGTTCAAGCTTGTTAAAAGCACAAGAGATATTCCAACCTCCTAA
- the LOC132177709 gene encoding mRNA export factor GLE1 isoform X2, giving the protein MGAVKLELRCHQRIDGIAVDPDPDWKFDTLLSELNSLETKLNTSTKVPAPFIKARPRDFSNEKSANTSRRPFVMHVSDDEMEDTESEVEEDRSLVAAKRFNCDKLYLSNSDDSDDESDLEFQSYLMGEVGSVEGVLCELTDEHELDVKEEIRNRISALESDLMGQSEKSSSALTRVERYREARWEMDRKLDTHYQRKIAEALDNHLTAVQRDHELRSQIEERKIRSDAAYEEAKRKEKALQEEKVRQEKAKVESEARLRAEEAKSAALEAERREAKEAAEREATETSTRAASGVAQEEAARSQIDANSRTSNESKGFASDAAKKSQSASNVLRAAESALNLEQGRLQKFKEIDERNQALRLTYNKDFSSFERHIARLIRQISGTKEIVSEKSHDIFKIFNDPLCPQSISIAAFAKKVVSRCESPEYDVFACGHVIVLVTSQVPLAMDLLLAELHRACIYTVPKHIIYSKSAFKSKEAYYKAIGYKERDGKIESVEDYLKRLDSYMRLYGALIQTEVEGVQNLHGLKEGWAWIARFLNTLPANRYTAVALYAFLQMAGFALFRKYKSQFMKMLSIISNNFLEVLKAREESGLRAIIVEIQSYMEDKRFLKEPEGRALRGSLLSSVLVPEQNYQQSYHHQPPNRYSYY; this is encoded by the exons AT GGGAGCTGTTAAGTTGGAACTTCGTTGTCACCAAAGAATTGATGGAATCGCCGTGGATCCTGATCCGGATTGGAAGTTTGATACTCTATTATCAGAGCTTAATTCATTGGAAACGAAGCTCAACACCTCTACAAAGGTTCCTGCGCCTTTTATCAAAGCAAGACCACG AGATTTCTCAAATGAAAAAAGTGCTAACACAAGTCGTAGGCCTTTTGTAATGCACGTGTCCGATGATGAGATGGAGGACACTGAAAGCGAGGTTGAGGAGGATCGAAGTTTAGTGGCTGCAAAACGGTTCAATTGCGATAAACTTTATTTGAG CAACAGTGATGATTCTGATGATGAGTCGGATCTTGAATTCCAATCCTACTTGATGGGCGAAGTGGGATCAGTAGAAGGTGTTTTGTGTGAGCTAACCGATGAACATGAACTTGATGTTAAG GAGGAAATTAGAAACAGAATTTCTGCATTAGAGTCAGATTTGATGGGTCAAAGTGAAAAGTCCAGTTCTGCACTCACTCGAGTTGAGAGATATAGAGAAGCAAGATGGGAAATGGATAGGAAACTTGATACTCACTACCAACGCAAGAT TGCAGAAGCACTTGATAATCACTTGACTGCTGTCCAGCGGGACCATGAATTGAGATCGCagatagaagaaagaaaaataagaagtgATGCAGCTTATGAAGAGgccaaaagaaaggaaaaggctcttcaagaagaaaaagtacGCCAAGAAAAAGCTAAAGTGGAATCTGAG GCAAGACTTAGAGCCGAGGAAGCAAAAAGCGCTGCTTTGGAAGCTGAGagaagagaagcaaaagaaGCTGCAGAAAGGGAAGCTACTGAAACCTCAACTAGAGCTGCTTCTGGGGTGGCACAAGAAGAAGCTGCCAGATCCCAAATTGATGCCAATTCTCGAACTTCAAATGAATCCAAAGGATTTGCATCTGATGCAGCAAAAAAATCTCAATCAGcta GTAATGTACTCAGGGCAGCAGAAAGTGCTCTAAACTTAGAGCAGGGCAGACTACAGAAATTTAAAGAGATAGACGAAAGAAACCAGGCTTTAAGGTTGACTTACAATAAG GATTTCAGCAGCTTTGAAAGACATATTGCTAGGTTGATCAGACAAATAAGTGGGACAAAAGAGATTGTCAG TGAAAAGTCGCAtgatatttttaagattttcaaTGATCCTCTTTGCCCTCAATCCATCAGCATTGCAGCGTTTGCAAAGAAG GTTGTCTCCCGCTGTGAAAGCCCTGAATACGATGTCTTTGCATGTGGCCATGTCATTGTTCTTGTTACTTCACAG GTTCCACTTGCAATGGATCTCCTTCTAGCTGAGCTCCACAGAGCTTGCATTTACACTGTTCCAAAGCACATAATTTACTCAAAG TCGGCATTTAAATCCAAAGAGGCTTATTACAAGGCTATTGGATACAAAGAAAGAGATGGAAAGATTGAGAGCGTCGAGGACTATTTGAAACGGTTAGATTCCTACATGAGACTGTATGGGGCTCTGATTCAG ACGGAAGTAGAGGGTGTCCAAAACTTACATGGTCTGAAAGAAGGTTGGGCATGGATTGCAAGGTTCTTAAACACTCTTCCTGCCAATCGATATACGGCTGTTGCTTTGTATGCGTTCCTGCAA ATGGCAGGCTTTGCTCTCTTCAGAAAATACAAATCTCAGTTCATGAAGATGCTTAGCATCATCTCTAACAACTTTCTGGAAGTGCTGAAAGCACGTGAAGAGTCCGGGTTAAGGGCAATCATCGTTGAGATCCAATCCTACATGGAAGACAAGAGGTTCCTTAAGGAGCCAGAGGGAAGGGCTCTGCGAGGTTCTTTGTTATCAAGTGTGCTGGTGCCAGAGCAAAATTACCAACAATCGTATCATCACCAGCCACCCAATAGATATTCCTACTATTAA
- the LOC132177532 gene encoding glycosyl hydrolase 5 family protein-like, whose product MGSSCFFSFLSVLSLLIISPAVTALPLHTSSRWLVDEAGQRVKLACVNWVTHLEVLVAEGLSKQPVDVISKRITSMGFNCVRLTWPLYLVTNDSLASLTVRQSFLSLGLSESISGLQANNPSIIDLSLIQAYQAVVSSLGANNVMVILDNHISKPGWCCSSSDGNGFFGDQYFNPDLWIQGLTRMATIFNGVPNVIGMSLRNELRGPRQNVKDWYRYMQGGAEAVHSANPDVLVILSGLGFDKDLSFIRNQPVNLTFTGKLVYEMHWYGFSDGKSWESGNPNQVCGRVVNNMMRLSGYLLDQGWPLFVSEFGMDLRGNNVNDNRFMDCFLGWAAELDLDFALWTLVGSYYLREGIVGLNEYYGVLDWNWCGTRNLTFLQRISALQTPFQGPGLSETNLHKVIFHPSTGLCVLRKSMLDPLTLGPCAASDSWRYTPQKTLSLRGTYFCLQAEGLGKPARLSIICTDPNSKWEIISDSKMHLSSTVGKDSVCLDVDPNNTIVTNTCKCLNRDNTCDPGSQWFKLVDSTRSPSYAESLR is encoded by the exons ATGGGGAGCTCATgcttcttctccttcctctcTGTTCTATCTCTTCTGATAATCTCCCCGGCTGTCACCGCTTTGCCGCTACACACCAGTTCACGGTGGCTTGTGGACGAAGCCGGGCAGCGGGTGAAGCTGGCGTGCGTTAATTGGGTGACACATCTGGAAGTCCTGGTGGCTGAGGGTCTCAGCAAGCAGCCCGTGGACGTGATCTCCAAGAGGATTACGTCCATGGGATTCAATTGCGTTAGGCTCACTTGGCCTCTTTACTTGGTCACCAACGACTCGCTGGCTTCTCTCACCGTAAGACAGTCGTTCCTGAGTCTCGGGCTGTCGGAATCCATTTCCGGTCTCCAGGCTAACAACCCCTCCATCATTGATCTTTCGCTCATACAAGCATACCAG GCGGTGGTCTCTAGCTTGGGGGCTAACAATGTGATGGTCATATTGGACAATCACATAAGCAAGCCCGGTTGGTGTTGCAGCAGCTCCGATGGGAATGGGTTCTTTGGCGACCAGTATTTCAACCCGGACCTCTGGATTCAGGGACTCACTCGGATGGCCACCATCTTTAACGGCGTGCCCAATgtgattggcatgagcttgagGAATGAGCTCCGAGGCCCTAGACAAAACGTTAAGGATTGGTACAG GTACATGCAGGGAGGAGCAGAGGCAGTGCATTCAGCAAACCCAGATGTTCTTGTCATTCTCTCCGGCCTTGGCTTCGACAAAGACCTGTCGTTCATCCGTAATCAACCGGTGAATCTCACTTTCACTGGAAAACTAGTATACGAGATGCACTGGTACGGGTTTTCGGATGGAAAGTCATGGGAATCCGGCAACCCGAATCAAGTGTGTGGGAGAGTGGTAAACAACATGATGAGGCTCTCAGGATATCTGTTGGACCAGGGTTGGCCATTGTTCGTGAGTGAGTTTGGGATGGACCTGAGAGGCAACAATGTGAATGACAACAGGTTTATGGATTGCTTCCTGGGTTGGGCGGCCGAGCTTGATCTCGATTTTGCCCTTTGGACACTTGTTGGGAGTTATTATTTGAGAGAGGGCATTGTTGGGTTAAATGAGTACTACGGGGTGCTTGATTGGAATTGGTGTGGGACCAGAAATTTAACCTTCCTGCAGAGGATCTCTGCTCTCCAGACTCCTTTTCAAG GGCCAGGCCTATCAGAAACTAATCTACACAAAGTAATTTTCCATCCATCAACGGGTCTGTGTGTCCTGAGAAAATCTATGCTTGACCCACTAACATTGGGTCCCTGCGCCGCTTCTGATTCCTGGAGATACACTCCCCAGAAAACTTTATCACTGAGGGGAACTTATTTCTGCTTACAAGCAGAAGGATTGGGAAAACCAGCAAGACTTAGCATAATTTGCACAGACCCTAATTCAAAGTGGGAAATTATCTCAGATTCTAAGATGCATCTCTCATCCACGGTTGGCAAAGATTCTGTCTGCCTGGATGTCGACCCCAACAATACCATTGTCACAAATACTTGCAAATGTTTGAACAGAGATAACACGTGTGACCCAGGGAGCCAGTGGTTCAAGCTTGTTGACAGTACAAGAAGTCCAAGTTATGCAGAATCCTtgagataa
- the LOC132177709 gene encoding mRNA export factor GLE1 isoform X4 — MGEVGSVEGVLCELTDEHELDVKEEIRNRISALESDLMGQSEKSSSALTRVERYREARWEMDRKLDTHYQRKIAEALDNHLTAVQRDHELRSQIEERKIRSDAAYEEAKRKEKALQEEKVRQEKAKVESEARLRAEEAKSAALEAERREAKEAAEREATETSTRAASGVAQEEAARSQIDANSRTSNESKGFASDAAKKSQSAIGNVLRAAESALNLEQGRLQKFKEIDERNQALRLTYNKDFSSFERHIARLIRQISGTKEIVSEKSHDIFKIFNDPLCPQSISIAAFAKKVVSRCESPEYDVFACGHVIVLVTSQVPLAMDLLLAELHRACIYTVPKHIIYSKSAFKSKEAYYKAIGYKERDGKIESVEDYLKRLDSYMRLYGALIQTEVEGVQNLHGLKEGWAWIARFLNTLPANRYTAVALYAFLQMAGFALFRKYKSQFMKMLSIISNNFLEVLKAREESGLRAIIVEIQSYMEDKRFLKEPEGRALRGSLLSSVLVPEQNYQQSYHHQPPNRYSYY, encoded by the exons ATGGGCGAAGTGGGATCAGTAGAAGGTGTTTTGTGTGAGCTAACCGATGAACATGAACTTGATGTTAAG GAGGAAATTAGAAACAGAATTTCTGCATTAGAGTCAGATTTGATGGGTCAAAGTGAAAAGTCCAGTTCTGCACTCACTCGAGTTGAGAGATATAGAGAAGCAAGATGGGAAATGGATAGGAAACTTGATACTCACTACCAACGCAAGAT TGCAGAAGCACTTGATAATCACTTGACTGCTGTCCAGCGGGACCATGAATTGAGATCGCagatagaagaaagaaaaataagaagtgATGCAGCTTATGAAGAGgccaaaagaaaggaaaaggctcttcaagaagaaaaagtacGCCAAGAAAAAGCTAAAGTGGAATCTGAG GCAAGACTTAGAGCCGAGGAAGCAAAAAGCGCTGCTTTGGAAGCTGAGagaagagaagcaaaagaaGCTGCAGAAAGGGAAGCTACTGAAACCTCAACTAGAGCTGCTTCTGGGGTGGCACAAGAAGAAGCTGCCAGATCCCAAATTGATGCCAATTCTCGAACTTCAAATGAATCCAAAGGATTTGCATCTGATGCAGCAAAAAAATCTCAATCAGcta TAGGTAATGTACTCAGGGCAGCAGAAAGTGCTCTAAACTTAGAGCAGGGCAGACTACAGAAATTTAAAGAGATAGACGAAAGAAACCAGGCTTTAAGGTTGACTTACAATAAG GATTTCAGCAGCTTTGAAAGACATATTGCTAGGTTGATCAGACAAATAAGTGGGACAAAAGAGATTGTCAG TGAAAAGTCGCAtgatatttttaagattttcaaTGATCCTCTTTGCCCTCAATCCATCAGCATTGCAGCGTTTGCAAAGAAG GTTGTCTCCCGCTGTGAAAGCCCTGAATACGATGTCTTTGCATGTGGCCATGTCATTGTTCTTGTTACTTCACAG GTTCCACTTGCAATGGATCTCCTTCTAGCTGAGCTCCACAGAGCTTGCATTTACACTGTTCCAAAGCACATAATTTACTCAAAG TCGGCATTTAAATCCAAAGAGGCTTATTACAAGGCTATTGGATACAAAGAAAGAGATGGAAAGATTGAGAGCGTCGAGGACTATTTGAAACGGTTAGATTCCTACATGAGACTGTATGGGGCTCTGATTCAG ACGGAAGTAGAGGGTGTCCAAAACTTACATGGTCTGAAAGAAGGTTGGGCATGGATTGCAAGGTTCTTAAACACTCTTCCTGCCAATCGATATACGGCTGTTGCTTTGTATGCGTTCCTGCAA ATGGCAGGCTTTGCTCTCTTCAGAAAATACAAATCTCAGTTCATGAAGATGCTTAGCATCATCTCTAACAACTTTCTGGAAGTGCTGAAAGCACGTGAAGAGTCCGGGTTAAGGGCAATCATCGTTGAGATCCAATCCTACATGGAAGACAAGAGGTTCCTTAAGGAGCCAGAGGGAAGGGCTCTGCGAGGTTCTTTGTTATCAAGTGTGCTGGTGCCAGAGCAAAATTACCAACAATCGTATCATCACCAGCCACCCAATAGATATTCCTACTATTAA
- the LOC132177709 gene encoding mRNA export factor GLE1 isoform X1: MGAVKLELRCHQRIDGIAVDPDPDWKFDTLLSELNSLETKLNTSTKVPAPFIKARPRDFSNEKSANTSRRPFVMHVSDDEMEDTESEVEEDRSLVAAKRFNCDKLYLSNSDDSDDESDLEFQSYLMGEVGSVEGVLCELTDEHELDVKEEIRNRISALESDLMGQSEKSSSALTRVERYREARWEMDRKLDTHYQRKIAEALDNHLTAVQRDHELRSQIEERKIRSDAAYEEAKRKEKALQEEKVRQEKAKVESEARLRAEEAKSAALEAERREAKEAAEREATETSTRAASGVAQEEAARSQIDANSRTSNESKGFASDAAKKSQSAIGNVLRAAESALNLEQGRLQKFKEIDERNQALRLTYNKDFSSFERHIARLIRQISGTKEIVSEKSHDIFKIFNDPLCPQSISIAAFAKKVVSRCESPEYDVFACGHVIVLVTSQVPLAMDLLLAELHRACIYTVPKHIIYSKSAFKSKEAYYKAIGYKERDGKIESVEDYLKRLDSYMRLYGALIQTEVEGVQNLHGLKEGWAWIARFLNTLPANRYTAVALYAFLQMAGFALFRKYKSQFMKMLSIISNNFLEVLKAREESGLRAIIVEIQSYMEDKRFLKEPEGRALRGSLLSSVLVPEQNYQQSYHHQPPNRYSYY; the protein is encoded by the exons AT GGGAGCTGTTAAGTTGGAACTTCGTTGTCACCAAAGAATTGATGGAATCGCCGTGGATCCTGATCCGGATTGGAAGTTTGATACTCTATTATCAGAGCTTAATTCATTGGAAACGAAGCTCAACACCTCTACAAAGGTTCCTGCGCCTTTTATCAAAGCAAGACCACG AGATTTCTCAAATGAAAAAAGTGCTAACACAAGTCGTAGGCCTTTTGTAATGCACGTGTCCGATGATGAGATGGAGGACACTGAAAGCGAGGTTGAGGAGGATCGAAGTTTAGTGGCTGCAAAACGGTTCAATTGCGATAAACTTTATTTGAG CAACAGTGATGATTCTGATGATGAGTCGGATCTTGAATTCCAATCCTACTTGATGGGCGAAGTGGGATCAGTAGAAGGTGTTTTGTGTGAGCTAACCGATGAACATGAACTTGATGTTAAG GAGGAAATTAGAAACAGAATTTCTGCATTAGAGTCAGATTTGATGGGTCAAAGTGAAAAGTCCAGTTCTGCACTCACTCGAGTTGAGAGATATAGAGAAGCAAGATGGGAAATGGATAGGAAACTTGATACTCACTACCAACGCAAGAT TGCAGAAGCACTTGATAATCACTTGACTGCTGTCCAGCGGGACCATGAATTGAGATCGCagatagaagaaagaaaaataagaagtgATGCAGCTTATGAAGAGgccaaaagaaaggaaaaggctcttcaagaagaaaaagtacGCCAAGAAAAAGCTAAAGTGGAATCTGAG GCAAGACTTAGAGCCGAGGAAGCAAAAAGCGCTGCTTTGGAAGCTGAGagaagagaagcaaaagaaGCTGCAGAAAGGGAAGCTACTGAAACCTCAACTAGAGCTGCTTCTGGGGTGGCACAAGAAGAAGCTGCCAGATCCCAAATTGATGCCAATTCTCGAACTTCAAATGAATCCAAAGGATTTGCATCTGATGCAGCAAAAAAATCTCAATCAGcta TAGGTAATGTACTCAGGGCAGCAGAAAGTGCTCTAAACTTAGAGCAGGGCAGACTACAGAAATTTAAAGAGATAGACGAAAGAAACCAGGCTTTAAGGTTGACTTACAATAAG GATTTCAGCAGCTTTGAAAGACATATTGCTAGGTTGATCAGACAAATAAGTGGGACAAAAGAGATTGTCAG TGAAAAGTCGCAtgatatttttaagattttcaaTGATCCTCTTTGCCCTCAATCCATCAGCATTGCAGCGTTTGCAAAGAAG GTTGTCTCCCGCTGTGAAAGCCCTGAATACGATGTCTTTGCATGTGGCCATGTCATTGTTCTTGTTACTTCACAG GTTCCACTTGCAATGGATCTCCTTCTAGCTGAGCTCCACAGAGCTTGCATTTACACTGTTCCAAAGCACATAATTTACTCAAAG TCGGCATTTAAATCCAAAGAGGCTTATTACAAGGCTATTGGATACAAAGAAAGAGATGGAAAGATTGAGAGCGTCGAGGACTATTTGAAACGGTTAGATTCCTACATGAGACTGTATGGGGCTCTGATTCAG ACGGAAGTAGAGGGTGTCCAAAACTTACATGGTCTGAAAGAAGGTTGGGCATGGATTGCAAGGTTCTTAAACACTCTTCCTGCCAATCGATATACGGCTGTTGCTTTGTATGCGTTCCTGCAA ATGGCAGGCTTTGCTCTCTTCAGAAAATACAAATCTCAGTTCATGAAGATGCTTAGCATCATCTCTAACAACTTTCTGGAAGTGCTGAAAGCACGTGAAGAGTCCGGGTTAAGGGCAATCATCGTTGAGATCCAATCCTACATGGAAGACAAGAGGTTCCTTAAGGAGCCAGAGGGAAGGGCTCTGCGAGGTTCTTTGTTATCAAGTGTGCTGGTGCCAGAGCAAAATTACCAACAATCGTATCATCACCAGCCACCCAATAGATATTCCTACTATTAA
- the LOC132177709 gene encoding mRNA export factor GLE1 isoform X3, translated as MGAVKLELRCHQRIDGIAVDPDPDWKFDTLLSELNSLETKLNTSTKVPAPFIKARPRPFVMHVSDDEMEDTESEVEEDRSLVAAKRFNCDKLYLSNSDDSDDESDLEFQSYLMGEVGSVEGVLCELTDEHELDVKEEIRNRISALESDLMGQSEKSSSALTRVERYREARWEMDRKLDTHYQRKIAEALDNHLTAVQRDHELRSQIEERKIRSDAAYEEAKRKEKALQEEKVRQEKAKVESEARLRAEEAKSAALEAERREAKEAAEREATETSTRAASGVAQEEAARSQIDANSRTSNESKGFASDAAKKSQSAIGNVLRAAESALNLEQGRLQKFKEIDERNQALRLTYNKDFSSFERHIARLIRQISGTKEIVSEKSHDIFKIFNDPLCPQSISIAAFAKKVVSRCESPEYDVFACGHVIVLVTSQVPLAMDLLLAELHRACIYTVPKHIIYSKSAFKSKEAYYKAIGYKERDGKIESVEDYLKRLDSYMRLYGALIQTEVEGVQNLHGLKEGWAWIARFLNTLPANRYTAVALYAFLQMAGFALFRKYKSQFMKMLSIISNNFLEVLKAREESGLRAIIVEIQSYMEDKRFLKEPEGRALRGSLLSSVLVPEQNYQQSYHHQPPNRYSYY; from the exons AT GGGAGCTGTTAAGTTGGAACTTCGTTGTCACCAAAGAATTGATGGAATCGCCGTGGATCCTGATCCGGATTGGAAGTTTGATACTCTATTATCAGAGCTTAATTCATTGGAAACGAAGCTCAACACCTCTACAAAGGTTCCTGCGCCTTTTATCAAAGCAAGACCACG GCCTTTTGTAATGCACGTGTCCGATGATGAGATGGAGGACACTGAAAGCGAGGTTGAGGAGGATCGAAGTTTAGTGGCTGCAAAACGGTTCAATTGCGATAAACTTTATTTGAG CAACAGTGATGATTCTGATGATGAGTCGGATCTTGAATTCCAATCCTACTTGATGGGCGAAGTGGGATCAGTAGAAGGTGTTTTGTGTGAGCTAACCGATGAACATGAACTTGATGTTAAG GAGGAAATTAGAAACAGAATTTCTGCATTAGAGTCAGATTTGATGGGTCAAAGTGAAAAGTCCAGTTCTGCACTCACTCGAGTTGAGAGATATAGAGAAGCAAGATGGGAAATGGATAGGAAACTTGATACTCACTACCAACGCAAGAT TGCAGAAGCACTTGATAATCACTTGACTGCTGTCCAGCGGGACCATGAATTGAGATCGCagatagaagaaagaaaaataagaagtgATGCAGCTTATGAAGAGgccaaaagaaaggaaaaggctcttcaagaagaaaaagtacGCCAAGAAAAAGCTAAAGTGGAATCTGAG GCAAGACTTAGAGCCGAGGAAGCAAAAAGCGCTGCTTTGGAAGCTGAGagaagagaagcaaaagaaGCTGCAGAAAGGGAAGCTACTGAAACCTCAACTAGAGCTGCTTCTGGGGTGGCACAAGAAGAAGCTGCCAGATCCCAAATTGATGCCAATTCTCGAACTTCAAATGAATCCAAAGGATTTGCATCTGATGCAGCAAAAAAATCTCAATCAGcta TAGGTAATGTACTCAGGGCAGCAGAAAGTGCTCTAAACTTAGAGCAGGGCAGACTACAGAAATTTAAAGAGATAGACGAAAGAAACCAGGCTTTAAGGTTGACTTACAATAAG GATTTCAGCAGCTTTGAAAGACATATTGCTAGGTTGATCAGACAAATAAGTGGGACAAAAGAGATTGTCAG TGAAAAGTCGCAtgatatttttaagattttcaaTGATCCTCTTTGCCCTCAATCCATCAGCATTGCAGCGTTTGCAAAGAAG GTTGTCTCCCGCTGTGAAAGCCCTGAATACGATGTCTTTGCATGTGGCCATGTCATTGTTCTTGTTACTTCACAG GTTCCACTTGCAATGGATCTCCTTCTAGCTGAGCTCCACAGAGCTTGCATTTACACTGTTCCAAAGCACATAATTTACTCAAAG TCGGCATTTAAATCCAAAGAGGCTTATTACAAGGCTATTGGATACAAAGAAAGAGATGGAAAGATTGAGAGCGTCGAGGACTATTTGAAACGGTTAGATTCCTACATGAGACTGTATGGGGCTCTGATTCAG ACGGAAGTAGAGGGTGTCCAAAACTTACATGGTCTGAAAGAAGGTTGGGCATGGATTGCAAGGTTCTTAAACACTCTTCCTGCCAATCGATATACGGCTGTTGCTTTGTATGCGTTCCTGCAA ATGGCAGGCTTTGCTCTCTTCAGAAAATACAAATCTCAGTTCATGAAGATGCTTAGCATCATCTCTAACAACTTTCTGGAAGTGCTGAAAGCACGTGAAGAGTCCGGGTTAAGGGCAATCATCGTTGAGATCCAATCCTACATGGAAGACAAGAGGTTCCTTAAGGAGCCAGAGGGAAGGGCTCTGCGAGGTTCTTTGTTATCAAGTGTGCTGGTGCCAGAGCAAAATTACCAACAATCGTATCATCACCAGCCACCCAATAGATATTCCTACTATTAA